The DNA region CGGCCCGCTGCAGGCAGAGACTATCGCCGTGGTCCACCGCGCGAGTCGCCTCCCTGGCGATTCCGGTTGTCCCGGCCACCGGAACGCCCGCCAGAGCGGCCCCCACCGCGGTTGCCGCCGCGGCCTCCAGAGCGCCCGCCGCGCTGGTTGCGCTTTTCGCGCGAGGCTTTGTCGTAGGCCAGGGCCTCTTCCAGGGTCCAGCCTTCCAGCACGGCCTGGCGTGAGAGGCGGATGCGGCCCAAGGGGTCGATGCCCGTCACCATGACGGTGATCTCGTCGCCCACCTTGACCACATCTTCCACCCGGCGCACCGGTTGGGTGTCTAACTGGGAGATGTGCACCATGCCGTCGGTGTTGGGGAGGATTTCCACAAAGGCACCGAAGTCGGTCACCCGCACCACGCGGCCGGTGTAGATGCGACCCACCTCGGGCGCTTCGGTGAGTTTTTCGATGCGCTCCCGGGCCTCGTTGGCGTTGTCTTCGTTGGGTGAGGCGATGAACACCCGGCCATCTTCCATGATGTCGATCTTGGTGTCCGTCTCTTCCTGGATGGCACGGATGGTCTTGCCCCCGGGGCCGATGACCGCCCCGATTTTGTCCACCGGGATCTGGACGATGATCATGCGCGGGGCGTGAGGCTTCAGCGCGGAGCGCGGTTCGGGGATCACTTCCAGCATTTTGTCCAGGATGAACAACCGGGCCTGGCGGGCCTGTTCCAGGGCCTGGGACATGATCTCGCGGGTGATGCCGGCGATCTTGATGTCCATCTGCAACGCGGTGATCCCCTCCCAGGTGCCGGCCACCTTGAAGTCCATGTCGCCCAGATGGTCTTCCATGCCCTGGATATCGGTGAGGACGGCGTAGCGGTTGCCCTCTTTGATCAGGCCCATGGCGATGCCGGCCACTGGGGCTTTGATGGGCACGCCGGTGTCCATCAGCGCCAGAGTGGAGCCGCAGACCGAGGCCATGGAGGTGGAACCGTTGGAGGAGAGCACCTCGGAGACCAAGCGCAGGGTGTAGGGGAACTCTTCCTCCGGCGGGATGACGGGCAGCAAAGCCCGTTCGGCCAGCGCGCCGTGGCCGATTTCGCGGCGGGAGGCGCCGCGCAGCGGGCGCACCTCGCCAGTGGAGAAGGGCGGGAAGTTGTAGTGGTGGATGTAGCGCTTGAACTCGGTGGGGGTCAGGGTGTCCAGTTCCTGGGCTTCCCGCGGGGTGCCCAGGGTGGCTAAGGTGAGCACCTGGGTCTCGCCTCGGGTGAAGAGGCCCGAACCGTGGGCGCGGGGGCTGATGTCCACCTCGCACCAGATGGGGCGGATGTCGGTATAGCCACGTCCGTCGGGCCGGATGCCCTGCTCCAGGATGCGCTGGCGCACCACTTGTTTGAGCACTTCCTCAAAGGCTACCTTGACCTTGAGGGCCAGGGAGGCGTCTTCTCCGCCCAGGCGCTCGATGGCCTCTTGCCGCAGACTGTCCAGGACTTCGTTGAGTTCAGCCTTGTTGTGGGGGGCTTCCAGGGCGGCGCGGATACCTTCGGTGACCAACTCGGC from Anaerolineae bacterium includes:
- a CDS encoding polyribonucleotide nucleotidyltransferase translates to MQPASKRFEAIVGGQVMIFETGKLAMQAGGAVTLRMGGTMVFAAATMSREARSDIDFFPLRVDYEERMYAGGRIPGSFFRREGRPSEEAILTARLVDRPIRPLFPKDLRNDVQVILYSLSADEVHPIDILAINAASAALMISDIPWNGPVGAVRVGRINGEFVVNPTFQELEQSDLDLRIAGTREAILMVEAGAKEVAEEVMVEALDFGHRALQPIIDLLEKMAAEVGKPKRAYEPFVVEEDLKAQVAELVTEGIRAALEAPHNKAELNEVLDSLRQEAIERLGGEDASLALKVKVAFEEVLKQVVRQRILEQGIRPDGRGYTDIRPIWCEVDISPRAHGSGLFTRGETQVLTLATLGTPREAQELDTLTPTEFKRYIHHYNFPPFSTGEVRPLRGASRREIGHGALAERALLPVIPPEEEFPYTLRLVSEVLSSNGSTSMASVCGSTLALMDTGVPIKAPVAGIAMGLIKEGNRYAVLTDIQGMEDHLGDMDFKVAGTWEGITALQMDIKIAGITREIMSQALEQARQARLFILDKMLEVIPEPRSALKPHAPRMIIVQIPVDKIGAVIGPGGKTIRAIQEETDTKIDIMEDGRVFIASPNEDNANEARERIEKLTEAPEVGRIYTGRVVRVTDFGAFVEILPNTDGMVHISQLDTQPVRRVEDVVKVGDEITVMVTGIDPLGRIRLSRQAVLEGWTLEEALAYDKASREKRNQRGGRSGGRGGNRGGGRSGGRSGGRDNRNRQGGDSRGGPRR